One segment of Spiroplasma cantharicola DNA contains the following:
- a CDS encoding ATP-binding cassette domain-containing protein translates to MNQDLIEFSKFSKKFHKNQIGELSFTVKPNRVTAVIGRSGSGKSVILNSLIGAIKNYKGTIKLNNRDRKKRDSYKDNSSIGFYTQMDFSLYDISAYKFLQIICPSFGINKKDLNSKIEQWMKFFDIWDSKDKSLKNYSWGMKNRMNLILCFIKDPKIIILDEPGANLDSIWRNKVKNLLIKEKKEGKTIIITVHNIDEIADIIDDYLIIDAGKIIFYGSSEELNIYTKYKIFFFENINHQKLRNFLNENKIKSFKYDEEEKSLVFATNNAKEINWIFLYLLKEGIPIFNLIKLNINMDSIFKAIENKQIKRTKI, encoded by the coding sequence ATGAATCAAGATTTAATAGAATTTAGTAAGTTTTCAAAAAAATTTCATAAAAATCAAATAGGGGAATTATCATTTACAGTAAAACCAAATAGAGTAACTGCTGTAATTGGAAGAAGTGGTAGTGGAAAATCTGTAATTTTAAATTCTTTAATTGGAGCAATTAAAAATTATAAAGGGACTATAAAATTAAATAATAGAGATAGAAAAAAAAGAGATAGTTATAAAGACAACAGTTCAATTGGTTTTTATACTCAAATGGACTTTTCTTTATACGACATTTCAGCTTATAAATTTTTACAAATTATTTGTCCAAGTTTTGGAATAAATAAAAAAGATTTAAATAGTAAAATAGAGCAATGAATGAAATTTTTTGATATCTGAGATAGTAAAGATAAAAGTCTCAAAAATTATTCTTGGGGAATGAAAAATAGAATGAATTTAATTTTGTGTTTTATTAAAGATCCTAAAATTATAATTCTCGATGAACCAGGAGCAAATTTAGACTCAATATGAAGAAATAAAGTAAAAAATCTTCTTATTAAAGAAAAAAAAGAAGGTAAAACTATTATTATAACTGTTCATAATATTGATGAAATTGCAGATATTATTGATGATTATTTAATTATTGATGCGGGAAAAATTATTTTTTATGGTTCAAGTGAAGAGTTAAATATTTATACTAAATATAAGATTTTTTTCTTTGAAAATATAAATCATCAAAAACTACGTAATTTTTTAAATGAAAATAAAATTAAGTCATTTAAATATGATGAAGAGGAAAAGTCACTTGTATTTGCAACAAATAATGCAAAAGAAATAAATTGAATATTCTTGTACTTGTTAAAAGAAGGAATTCCGATATTTAATTTAATTAAGTTAAATATAAATATGGATTCTATATTTAAAGCAATTGAAAATAAGCAGATTAAAAGAACAAAAATTTAA
- a CDS encoding DnaJ domain-containing protein → MGWKREFKKMQKETKKASNLFDNSEDISSLILWERAMSSASHWKVDNLVIDISKFNGLIQEIIINQIMPDNISAYSWNLGSISIVEKFYAYPMASYFKETYNSISNRLGVYEATLIVLSCSKFSYYITKKFWKLFNYTFANKNINEIPLLRVFEVMQRTSLEALEGIIEKSFLLIDKRKLDPYKHHLLIEEIIDLGDDFTYHWSRMYDQVIDLTVETFIFQSKYGKPNNPSKSTVESDFFSVEDEDDFDDFFEKTKTLVFNDEVNDAFNYFGISKIAKPDEFKKIYRKMAKQFHPDLNSDQSSATEMKKINLFKEIVEKYYEKYEIF, encoded by the coding sequence ATGGGATGAAAACGCGAATTTAAAAAAATGCAAAAAGAGACTAAAAAAGCTTCTAATCTTTTTGATAATTCTGAAGATATTTCAAGTTTAATTCTTTGAGAAAGAGCTATGAGTTCTGCAAGTCATTGAAAAGTTGATAATTTAGTTATTGATATTTCAAAGTTTAATGGTTTGATTCAAGAAATAATTATAAATCAAATTATGCCAGATAATATTAGTGCATACTCATGAAATTTAGGTTCAATATCAATAGTTGAAAAATTTTACGCTTATCCTATGGCAAGTTATTTCAAAGAAACATATAATAGTATTTCAAATAGACTAGGTGTTTATGAAGCTACATTAATTGTTTTAAGTTGCTCAAAATTTAGTTATTATATAACTAAGAAATTTTGGAAATTATTTAATTACACCTTTGCAAATAAAAATATAAATGAAATTCCATTATTAAGAGTTTTTGAAGTTATGCAAAGAACCTCTTTGGAAGCTTTAGAAGGAATTATTGAGAAGTCTTTTTTACTAATTGATAAAAGAAAATTAGATCCATATAAACATCATTTATTAATTGAAGAAATTATTGATTTAGGAGATGATTTTACTTATCACTGATCAAGAATGTATGATCAAGTGATTGACTTAACTGTTGAAACTTTTATCTTTCAAAGTAAATATGGTAAGCCAAATAACCCATCTAAATCAACAGTAGAATCTGATTTTTTCTCGGTAGAAGATGAAGATGACTTTGATGATTTCTTTGAAAAAACAAAAACACTTGTGTTTAATGATGAGGTAAATGACGCATTCAATTATTTTGGTATATCAAAAATAGCAAAGCCAGATGAGTTTAAAAAAATTTATAGAAAAATGGCAAAGCAATTTCATCCAGACTTAAATTCAGATCAATCATCTGCAACAGAAATGAAAAAAATTAATTTATTTAAAGAAATTGTTGAAAAATATTATGAGAAGTATGAGATCTTTTAA
- a CDS encoding ABC transporter permease: MKKIPFSVMFKMNLGLLLIDKALLILSILSIIMGFSVNTVFIIMKTNADFITFYNFFFLFFTGAFWIIITMRLVFLFLYSKIEDKTIYIISVHQISRKKIFISQWSVMIMFSITLSLINFLMINIISLIVNLDINLVVFRTTLVHFIYTIFISICLINFFTLLSLLLKSSITTILITLMLAATFISSLPYQFLKNSEKLNNISFNSNVGTPYVSKIDNVYNVFDLQHNIKNGYIKYPNLSKHINDYFVENQFRKDQFSSSSNLKLRYDFWNSLGVINNKSVDINSSDLTIKSLPKQWTNPEIIQGSKVELNLTFNYLFYSVEEIESIIVNMEDGSKEKIILIELIEFTKSINSFYIDDFSFQNETRDVFGDMVSLKQGYIKSKNGSQETVYNESNLKNSYQLHFIDGLDGVQFQNSKESKELFEDNLYNPLYLSVRLLENYFINYTSDFVIFNNYKVNTTSEEWKKYSKLRTGYNIFYMFNFIGSTMSIYTNYSGLSYDDIWFDPSQKSNIDLIGQQNIFLNYHTYTFKLDENNKMRPDSYNNYIKSYWFLFFQLFIASINFTFGIYFFNRKDLT, from the coding sequence ATGAAAAAAATACCATTTTCCGTAATGTTCAAAATGAATTTAGGATTATTATTAATAGATAAAGCTTTGTTAATATTATCAATATTGTCAATTATAATGGGTTTTTCTGTAAACACAGTATTTATAATAATGAAAACCAACGCTGATTTTATAACATTTTATAATTTTTTCTTTTTATTTTTTACAGGCGCATTTTGAATAATTATAACAATGAGACTTGTCTTTCTTTTTTTATATTCCAAAATTGAAGATAAAACAATTTATATTATTTCTGTTCACCAAATTTCTAGAAAAAAAATATTTATTTCTCAATGATCAGTTATGATAATGTTTTCAATTACTTTGAGCTTAATCAATTTTCTTATGATTAATATCATTTCATTAATAGTGAATTTAGATATAAACTTAGTGGTTTTTCGAACTACCCTTGTTCACTTTATATATACTATTTTTATTTCAATTTGTTTAATCAACTTTTTTACTTTATTAAGTTTGTTGCTGAAAAGCTCAATTACAACTATTTTAATTACCTTAATGCTAGCAGCTACATTTATATCTAGTTTGCCATATCAATTTTTAAAAAATAGCGAAAAGCTTAATAATATATCATTTAATTCTAATGTAGGAACACCTTATGTTTCTAAAATAGATAATGTATATAATGTGTTTGATTTACAACATAATATTAAAAATGGTTATATTAAATATCCAAATTTATCAAAGCATATAAATGATTATTTTGTTGAAAATCAATTTAGAAAAGATCAATTTTCATCAAGTTCAAATTTAAAATTAAGATATGATTTTTGAAATTCACTTGGAGTGATTAATAATAAATCAGTAGATATTAATTCAAGTGATTTAACAATTAAATCATTACCAAAGCAATGGACAAATCCCGAAATAATACAAGGTTCTAAAGTTGAACTAAATTTAACTTTTAATTATCTTTTTTATTCTGTAGAAGAAATCGAAAGTATTATTGTTAATATGGAAGATGGTTCCAAAGAAAAAATTATATTAATTGAATTGATAGAATTTACAAAAAGTATTAATAGTTTTTATATTGATGATTTTTCATTTCAAAATGAAACAAGAGATGTTTTTGGAGATATGGTAAGTTTAAAACAAGGTTATATTAAATCAAAAAATGGTAGTCAAGAAACAGTATATAATGAAAGTAATTTAAAAAATAGTTATCAATTACATTTTATTGATGGATTAGATGGAGTTCAATTTCAAAATTCAAAAGAATCAAAGGAATTATTTGAAGATAATTTATATAATCCTTTATATTTGTCAGTTAGGCTTTTAGAAAACTATTTTATAAATTATACTTCTGATTTTGTAATTTTTAATAATTATAAAGTTAATACAACAAGTGAAGAATGAAAAAAATATAGTAAATTAAGAACTGGATACAATATATTTTATATGTTTAATTTTATTGGAAGCACAATGTCAATATATACAAATTACTCTGGATTATCATATGATGATATTTGATTTGATCCTTCACAAAAATCAAATATTGATTTAATTGGCCAACAAAATATTTTTTTAAATTATCATACTTATACTTTTAAATTAGATGAAAATAATAAAATGAGGCCTGATTCATACAATAATTATATTAAATCTTATTGATTTTTATTTTTTCAATTATTTATAGCATCTATTAATTTTACTTTTGGAATTTATTTTTTCAATAGAAAGGATCTGACATAA
- the typA gene encoding translational GTPase TypA: protein MNKKIINIAVIAHVDAGKSTLVDAFLNQSNVFRANEEIKEQVMDSNDQERERGITIYSKNCAIEYNDYKINIVDTPGHADFSSEVERIMKTVDTVILLVDSAEGPMPQTRFVLSKALELGLRPILLINKIDKKDQRALEVVDEVLELFMELNANDEQIEFPSLFGTARDGIVQYSMEEKSENLGPLFETIIKQVGNYPLELAKEPVQLQISSLAYDSFIGRLGVGRLFKGVLKEGQQVAISKNDGSVTKGKISGLFIYEGLKRVAVKEAQAGEIVVISGIGDLTIGDTVCEPDKIDALPSIVIEEPTMSMNFLVNTSPFAGKVGKYVTTRNIKERLDKELEVNVGLRVEALTDSSADGFKVLGRGELHLSVLIETMRREGFELGISRPEVVVKIDEKGQKLEPMERVIIDVPTEFSGTVINKLNLRKGMMVDMDSDGIRDKVTYHIPTRGLIGFKSEFTNDTRGEGVMVKSSIGYEEYKGKIEGRQNGTLVSMANGITLPYALNNLEERGILFVGPQVEVYDGMIVGLHSRDNDLNVNPTTGKKLTNTRASGSDDSVKLTPAKKFTLEEALEFIEWDELVEVTPEDIRLRKKWLSENERKQHRNDPH from the coding sequence ATGAATAAAAAAATTATTAATATTGCAGTTATTGCTCACGTTGATGCTGGAAAATCTACATTAGTAGATGCTTTTTTAAATCAGTCTAATGTTTTTAGAGCAAATGAAGAAATAAAAGAACAAGTTATGGATAGTAATGATCAAGAAAGAGAACGTGGAATTACAATTTATTCAAAAAATTGTGCTATTGAATATAACGACTACAAAATTAATATTGTAGATACTCCAGGCCATGCCGATTTTTCAAGTGAAGTAGAACGTATTATGAAAACAGTAGATACAGTTATTTTATTAGTGGATTCAGCTGAAGGTCCAATGCCTCAAACAAGATTTGTATTATCAAAAGCGTTAGAGTTAGGTTTAAGACCAATTCTTTTAATTAATAAAATTGATAAAAAAGACCAAAGAGCATTGGAAGTTGTTGATGAGGTTTTAGAATTATTTATGGAATTAAATGCAAATGATGAACAAATTGAATTTCCTTCATTATTTGGAACTGCTCGTGATGGGATTGTTCAATATTCTATGGAAGAAAAAAGTGAAAATTTAGGTCCCTTATTTGAAACAATTATTAAACAAGTTGGAAATTACCCATTGGAATTAGCAAAAGAGCCAGTTCAACTTCAAATTTCATCTTTAGCTTACGACTCATTTATTGGAAGATTAGGAGTTGGAAGATTATTTAAAGGTGTTCTTAAAGAAGGACAACAAGTTGCAATTTCAAAAAATGATGGATCAGTAACAAAGGGAAAAATTTCAGGTCTATTTATATATGAGGGTTTAAAAAGAGTTGCTGTAAAAGAAGCACAAGCAGGAGAAATTGTTGTTATATCAGGAATTGGTGATTTAACAATAGGTGATACAGTTTGTGAGCCAGATAAAATTGATGCATTGCCTTCAATTGTAATTGAAGAGCCAACAATGAGTATGAATTTTTTGGTTAATACTTCACCATTTGCAGGAAAAGTTGGAAAATATGTAACAACAAGAAATATTAAAGAAAGATTAGATAAAGAATTAGAAGTAAATGTTGGTTTAAGAGTTGAAGCTTTAACGGATTCATCAGCGGATGGATTTAAAGTTCTTGGTAGAGGAGAACTTCATTTATCTGTTTTAATTGAAACAATGAGAAGAGAAGGTTTTGAATTAGGTATATCAAGACCTGAAGTTGTTGTAAAAATTGATGAAAAAGGTCAAAAATTGGAGCCAATGGAAAGAGTTATTATTGATGTGCCAACAGAATTTTCTGGTACAGTAATTAATAAATTGAACCTGAGAAAAGGTATGATGGTTGACATGGATTCAGATGGTATAAGAGATAAAGTTACTTACCATATACCAACAAGAGGATTAATTGGATTTAAATCAGAATTCACTAATGATACTCGTGGTGAGGGTGTTATGGTAAAATCAAGCATTGGTTATGAAGAATATAAAGGTAAAATTGAAGGAAGACAAAACGGAACTCTTGTTTCAATGGCAAATGGAATAACACTTCCATATGCTTTGAATAATCTTGAAGAAAGAGGAATATTATTTGTAGGCCCTCAAGTTGAAGTTTATGATGGAATGATTGTAGGATTACATTCAAGAGATAATGATTTAAATGTAAATCCAACTACAGGAAAAAAATTAACAAACACTAGAGCATCAGGAAGTGATGATTCAGTAAAGTTAACACCAGCAAAAAAATTCACTTTAGAAGAAGCTTTAGAGTTTATTGAATGAGATGAACTTGTTGAAGTTACACCAGAAGATATTAGATTAAGAAAAAAATGACTTTCAGAAAATGAAAGAAAACAACATAGAAATGATCCACACTAA
- the eno gene encoding phosphopyruvate hydratase has protein sequence MSKITSIIAREVLDSRGFPTVQVDVTTEFGGFGTAKVPSGASTGSREALELRDGDKKRFNGKGVLKAVANVNTKIAKEIIGMEVTEQVKIDTKMCQLDGDDFKKNLGANAILGVSLAVAKAAASELEIPLYRYIGGTNARRLPVPMLNVINGGEHADSAIDFQEFMIMPVGAPTFSESLRWASETFQALKSLLHDKKDITAVGDEGGFAPNFAWAYPKETIEAFKAKTPVEVALDLLVEAIKKAGYKTGKDGIMIAMDCANSELYINGKYHFKKIEKLTGKEWALTTDEMVSFLDKLVDKYPIISIEDGLAESDWDGFQKQVKTMGHKIQIVGDDLFVTNPKITAEGIEKKAANSVLIKLNQIGTLTETIETIQMAQKAGWTAVTSHRSGETEDSTIADLAVALNTGQIKTGSMSRSDRIAKYNRLIEIEAELGEAAIYDGLKSFYNLTK, from the coding sequence ATGTCAAAAATAACAAGTATCATAGCACGTGAAGTTTTAGACTCACGTGGTTTTCCAACTGTTCAAGTTGATGTTACAACTGAATTTGGTGGATTTGGAACTGCAAAAGTTCCATCAGGAGCTTCAACTGGTTCTAGAGAAGCACTAGAATTAAGAGATGGAGACAAAAAACGTTTTAATGGTAAAGGTGTTTTAAAAGCTGTTGCAAATGTAAATACTAAAATTGCAAAAGAAATTATTGGAATGGAAGTAACAGAGCAAGTAAAAATAGATACAAAAATGTGTCAATTAGATGGTGATGACTTTAAGAAAAATTTAGGAGCAAATGCTATTTTAGGTGTTTCTTTAGCTGTTGCTAAAGCTGCTGCAAGTGAATTAGAAATTCCATTATACAGATATATTGGAGGAACAAACGCAAGAAGATTGCCAGTACCAATGTTAAATGTTATTAACGGAGGAGAACATGCAGATTCTGCAATTGACTTTCAAGAATTTATGATTATGCCAGTTGGTGCGCCAACATTTAGTGAATCTTTAAGATGAGCTTCAGAAACTTTCCAAGCACTAAAATCTTTATTACATGATAAAAAAGATATTACAGCTGTTGGTGATGAAGGTGGATTTGCACCAAATTTTGCTTGAGCATATCCGAAAGAAACTATTGAAGCTTTCAAAGCAAAAACTCCAGTTGAAGTTGCTTTAGATTTATTAGTTGAAGCAATTAAAAAAGCTGGTTATAAAACTGGTAAAGATGGTATTATGATCGCAATGGATTGTGCCAATTCAGAATTATATATTAATGGAAAATATCACTTTAAGAAAATTGAAAAATTAACAGGAAAAGAATGAGCTTTAACAACTGATGAAATGGTTTCATTCTTAGATAAATTAGTTGATAAATATCCAATTATTTCAATTGAAGATGGATTAGCTGAATCAGATTGAGATGGATTCCAAAAACAAGTGAAAACAATGGGACATAAAATCCAAATTGTTGGAGATGACTTATTTGTAACAAACCCAAAAATTACTGCTGAGGGAATTGAAAAAAAAGCTGCCAACTCAGTTTTAATTAAATTAAATCAAATTGGAACATTAACAGAAACAATTGAAACAATTCAAATGGCTCAAAAGGCTGGATGAACTGCAGTTACTTCACACCGTTCAGGTGAAACTGAAGATTCAACAATTGCTGATTTGGCTGTTGCTTTAAATACAGGACAAATCAAAACAGGTTCAATGTCAAGATCTGATAGAATTGCAAAATACAACAGATTAATTGAAATTGAAGCTGAATTAGGCGAAGCTGCAATTTATGATGGTTTAAAATCATTTTATAACTTAACAAAATAA
- a CDS encoding M48 family metallopeptidase, translating to MQKERKRVKLNKSLSYKGQQIEYCLTLKDQKFIRLKLEDTSINVSAPFHAYDWEIEQLIYKNIQKIQKIIDYREKNQFFLISENGFVKMNDQKYAARFLEKIDRKEKLDFKLYETKEETVKRMYKKLSINYFFYFESVINKYKQIMNLDFKNLSVKVMKGKWGVCFPEKSKIVLNTRLIHFPTVALEYVVIHELSHLVHKNHSKDFWRHVERYMPNYKKVSEILKVNVL from the coding sequence ATGCAAAAAGAAAGAAAAAGGGTAAAACTGAATAAAAGCTTAAGTTATAAAGGTCAACAAATTGAGTATTGTTTAACTTTAAAAGACCAGAAATTTATTAGACTTAAGTTAGAAGATACAAGCATTAATGTTTCAGCTCCATTTCATGCATATGATTGAGAAATTGAGCAATTAATATATAAAAATATTCAAAAAATTCAAAAAATAATTGATTATAGAGAAAAAAACCAATTTTTTTTAATTTCAGAAAATGGTTTTGTTAAAATGAATGATCAGAAATATGCAGCAAGATTTTTAGAAAAAATTGATAGAAAAGAAAAACTTGATTTTAAACTTTATGAAACAAAGGAAGAAACTGTAAAAAGAATGTATAAAAAATTATCTATAAATTACTTTTTCTATTTTGAAAGTGTTATCAATAAATATAAGCAAATAATGAATTTAGACTTTAAAAATCTTTCTGTTAAAGTTATGAAAGGCAAATGAGGTGTTTGCTTTCCTGAAAAATCAAAAATAGTTTTAAATACAAGGTTAATTCACTTTCCAACTGTTGCGTTAGAGTATGTTGTTATTCATGAACTTAGTCATTTAGTGCATAAAAATCACTCAAAGGACTTTTGAAGGCATGTTGAGCGATATATGCCAAATTATAAAAAGGTAAGTGAAATACTAAAAGTGAATGTATTATAA